A genomic region of Friedmanniella luteola contains the following coding sequences:
- a CDS encoding ABC transporter ATP-binding protein: MAALSVHGLSKHFGRVTAVDDLSFEVEAGTITGFLGPNGSGKTTTLRMLLGLVHPSAGVALVNGAPYPELRRPAFTVGAALEATGFHPGRTARNHLRILAHPSGIPTSRVDEVLAEVELADAARRRVGGFSLGMRQRLMLAGALLGDPAILVLDEPTNGLDPAGVHWLRQLLRRRVEQGGTVLVSSHLIAELALSADSVVIVKNGRLKMQGSVRELTGDTGNTVRVKTPQAQKLHQMLISRGITAELAPPDGVIARGVTTQQVGEAVAATGLVVYEMQAERHNLEDAFLELTGTGPSAS; this comes from the coding sequence ATGGCCGCTCTCTCGGTGCACGGGCTCAGCAAGCACTTCGGCCGTGTCACGGCCGTCGACGACCTCAGCTTCGAGGTGGAAGCCGGCACCATCACCGGGTTCCTGGGCCCGAACGGGTCCGGCAAGACGACCACCCTGCGGATGCTGCTGGGTCTGGTGCACCCCTCGGCGGGCGTCGCGCTGGTCAACGGGGCGCCCTACCCCGAGCTCCGCCGGCCCGCGTTCACCGTCGGCGCCGCTCTCGAGGCGACCGGCTTCCACCCAGGACGGACGGCCCGCAACCACCTCCGGATCCTCGCCCACCCCAGCGGGATACCGACCTCCCGGGTCGACGAGGTGCTGGCCGAGGTCGAGCTGGCCGACGCTGCCCGCCGCAGGGTCGGCGGCTTCTCGCTGGGGATGCGCCAGCGACTCATGCTCGCCGGCGCCCTGCTGGGCGACCCGGCCATCCTCGTCCTGGACGAGCCGACCAACGGGCTCGACCCCGCCGGTGTGCACTGGCTACGTCAGCTCCTGCGCCGCCGCGTCGAGCAGGGCGGGACCGTCCTCGTCTCGAGCCACCTGATCGCGGAGCTGGCCTTGTCGGCGGACTCCGTCGTCATCGTGAAGAACGGACGGCTGAAGATGCAGGGCAGCGTCCGCGAGCTGACCGGCGACACCGGCAACACCGTCCGCGTCAAGACGCCGCAGGCGCAGAAGCTGCACCAGATGCTCATCTCCCGCGGCATCACCGCTGAGCTCGCCCCGCCGGACGGGGTGATCGCCCGTGGGGTCACCACGCAGCAGGTGGGGGAGGCCGTCGCGGCCACGGGCCTCGTCGTCTACGAGATGCAGGCGGAGCGGCACAACCTCGAGGACGCCTTCCTCGAGCTCACCGGGACCGGACCGAGCGCGTCATGA
- a CDS encoding response regulator: protein MTRVVIADDQPLVLAGLQAIFAHADDITVVGEAGNGRAAVDLVRSLEPDVLLTDIRMPLLDGIEATRMIKADATTAAVRVLILTTFDADEYVYAALEAGASGFLLKDAPPERVFDAVRVVAAGEALLAPAATRRLIEAFVQARGHARPDAMRLLAGLTDREREVVALVGRGLSNADISAALVVSEATTKTHVSRAMAKLQARDRAQLVVLAYESGLVHPGGS, encoded by the coding sequence ATGACGCGGGTGGTGATCGCCGACGACCAGCCGCTGGTGCTGGCCGGCCTGCAGGCGATCTTCGCGCACGCCGACGACATCACCGTGGTCGGGGAGGCCGGGAACGGACGCGCAGCGGTGGACCTCGTCCGCTCCCTCGAGCCGGACGTGCTGCTCACCGACATCCGGATGCCCCTGCTGGACGGCATCGAGGCCACGCGGATGATCAAGGCCGACGCGACGACGGCTGCCGTGCGCGTCCTCATCCTGACGACCTTCGACGCCGACGAGTACGTCTACGCGGCACTTGAGGCGGGGGCGAGCGGGTTCCTGCTCAAGGACGCTCCGCCGGAGCGGGTGTTCGACGCGGTCCGGGTGGTGGCCGCGGGGGAGGCGCTGCTGGCCCCGGCCGCCACCCGGCGGCTGATCGAGGCGTTCGTCCAGGCCCGCGGGCACGCCCGGCCCGACGCCATGCGGCTGCTGGCCGGCTTGACGGACCGGGAGCGGGAGGTCGTGGCGCTCGTCGGCCGCGGCCTGTCCAACGCCGACATCTCGGCCGCGCTCGTGGTGAGCGAGGCGACCACCAAGACCCACGTGTCGAGGGCGATGGCCAAGCTGCAGGCCCGGGACCGGGCCCAGCTGGTGGTGCTGGCCTACGAGAGCGGGCTCGTCCACCCCGGCGGCAGCTGA
- a CDS encoding sensor histidine kinase — protein sequence MSADRREALRVVPPTRARLVDLFLAVVSGYAAWLLASEITQALPPATRWTAHVLAVLHGGVVALRRMAPLPCLGGLLGTAAAFGLVLRLPVYMLGPAVLFVAYALGSEFPRRRAAVLLGCTEVALVLLLALSAGFPGWDSVVLFAALVAAAWFLGTLARRWQNLARESAERASELEQARNELARHAVAAERLRIARELHDVVAHSMSVIAMHAGAARLAVGKKPEQELAALDVIERASREALAEMRRLVTVLRDEDAGAAARGPAPGVAELHTLVSRVVEAGVTVDVRTEGDLEHVPAGVSLAAYRVVQEALTNVVRHAGATRARLEVQAGAQLLAIRVEDDGAATGWKPAATSGGGHGAIGMRERLELYGGTVSAGPRTGGGWCVEARLPYVTGDR from the coding sequence ATGTCGGCCGACCGGCGGGAGGCGCTCAGGGTCGTGCCGCCGACGCGGGCGCGGCTCGTCGACCTGTTCCTGGCCGTGGTGTCCGGCTACGCCGCCTGGCTGCTGGCCTCGGAGATCACCCAGGCACTTCCGCCCGCAACGCGATGGACGGCCCACGTCCTGGCAGTGCTGCACGGGGGAGTGGTCGCCCTGCGCCGGATGGCGCCCTTGCCGTGCCTGGGCGGGCTGCTCGGCACGGCTGCCGCCTTCGGCCTAGTTCTGCGGCTGCCCGTCTACATGCTGGGGCCGGCGGTGCTGTTCGTCGCGTACGCCCTCGGCAGCGAGTTCCCGCGGCGCCGGGCGGCCGTCCTGCTGGGGTGCACCGAGGTCGCGCTCGTGCTGCTCCTCGCTCTCAGCGCCGGCTTCCCGGGGTGGGACTCCGTCGTGCTCTTCGCCGCCCTGGTGGCCGCGGCCTGGTTCCTCGGCACCCTGGCCCGCCGCTGGCAGAACCTGGCCCGCGAGAGCGCAGAGCGGGCGTCCGAGCTGGAGCAGGCGCGAAACGAGCTCGCCCGGCACGCCGTGGCGGCCGAGCGACTGCGGATCGCCCGCGAGCTGCACGACGTCGTCGCACACAGCATGAGCGTCATCGCCATGCACGCCGGGGCGGCGCGGCTGGCGGTCGGCAAGAAGCCGGAGCAGGAGCTGGCCGCCCTCGACGTGATCGAGCGCGCGAGCCGGGAGGCACTGGCCGAGATGCGACGACTGGTCACGGTCCTGCGGGACGAGGACGCCGGAGCCGCCGCACGCGGTCCCGCTCCGGGCGTCGCGGAGCTGCACACCCTCGTGTCCAGGGTCGTGGAGGCCGGCGTCACCGTCGACGTGCGGACGGAGGGCGATCTCGAGCACGTCCCGGCCGGCGTGTCCCTCGCCGCGTACCGGGTGGTCCAGGAGGCCCTGACCAACGTGGTGCGCCACGCCGGCGCCACCCGCGCGCGGCTGGAGGTGCAGGCGGGCGCCCAGCTGCTGGCGATCCGGGTGGAGGACGACGGCGCCGCGACCGGCTGGAAGCCTGCGGCCACGAGCGGCGGGGGTCACGGGGCGATCGGGATGCGCGAGCGGCTGGAGCTCTACGGGGGCACGGTCTCGGCCGGACCGCGGACGGGCGGCGGCTGGTGCGTCGAGGCGAGGCTCCCCTACGTGACGGGCGATCGATGA
- a CDS encoding response regulator, which yields MSIRVLVADDQSMVRAGFRMLLANESDIEVVADASNGLEAVARAARLRPTVVLMDIRMPELDGLQATQRIIAADRTARVLILTTFALDDYVYEALRAGASGFVLKDDPPEQLIAAIRTVAAGDALLSPAITRRVIEQFTRIPRSTPPPELEHLTQREIDVFRSVARGLSNLEIGRELFISEMTVKTHVTHILQKLNLRDRVQAVVLAYQTGLFDARPVAHQPEHPPT from the coding sequence ATGAGCATTCGTGTCCTCGTGGCCGACGACCAGTCCATGGTCCGCGCCGGATTCCGCATGCTGCTGGCCAACGAATCCGACATCGAGGTCGTCGCCGACGCGAGCAACGGCCTTGAGGCGGTCGCCCGCGCTGCCCGGCTGCGCCCGACCGTGGTTCTGATGGACATCAGGATGCCCGAGCTCGACGGGCTGCAGGCCACGCAGCGCATCATCGCCGCCGACCGCACCGCCCGGGTGCTCATCCTGACCACCTTCGCCCTCGACGACTACGTGTACGAGGCGCTGCGCGCCGGAGCCAGTGGCTTCGTCCTCAAGGACGACCCGCCCGAGCAGCTGATCGCGGCGATCCGTACGGTCGCCGCCGGCGATGCGCTGCTCTCGCCCGCCATCACCAGGCGCGTGATCGAGCAGTTCACACGCATCCCCCGCTCGACACCGCCACCAGAACTCGAGCACCTGACCCAGCGCGAGATCGACGTCTTCCGCTCTGTCGCGCGGGGACTGTCCAACCTGGAGATCGGCCGCGAGCTCTTCATCAGCGAGATGACCGTGAAGACCCACGTGACGCACATCCTGCAGAAGCTCAACCTCCGTGACCGCGTCCAGGCGGTCGTGCTGGCCTACCAGACCGGGCTCTTCGACGCTCGCCCGGTGGCCCACCAACCGGAGCATCCCCCGACCTGA
- a CDS encoding sensor histidine kinase, with protein MGRWGFLARNHALDAVTVLLTITSVLELMIGGDAPTAPEMSLGLEAVALVAMVLPLFVRRRFPFGAPAAYWLLAAAISLADGPLIPSVNSVFVLGMAAAFLLGNVRDPRKGRIGLVLVLACMVVVISNLPGHTISQLVFTPLPFAISWLAGSILQERVLQAEAAEDRAARAEKERDMVARVAVAEERARVARELHDIVAHAISVMVLQVGAVRHGLPAGMADQSDALRGVERVGRTALTEMRRLLAAMRPEGEAPELEPQPGLDNLNALIAEIGRAGLPASLEVRGERVPLPQTLDLFAYRIAQEGLTNVLKHAQAHQAALTLDYQPGALEIEVRDDGVGASASDGFGRGLVGVRERVKIYGGEMSAGPAGSGGFVLTARLPIGPDQP; from the coding sequence GTGGGACGCTGGGGGTTTCTCGCGCGGAACCATGCGCTCGACGCCGTCACCGTGTTGCTGACCATCACGAGCGTTCTGGAGCTGATGATCGGTGGCGACGCGCCGACTGCGCCGGAGATGTCGCTCGGGCTCGAGGCGGTGGCCCTGGTGGCCATGGTGTTGCCGTTGTTCGTGCGACGCCGCTTCCCGTTTGGTGCGCCGGCGGCCTACTGGCTGCTGGCGGCGGCGATCTCCTTAGCTGACGGGCCGCTGATCCCGTCTGTCAACAGCGTGTTCGTGCTCGGGATGGCCGCCGCCTTCCTGCTGGGCAACGTACGCGACCCGCGGAAGGGCCGCATCGGGCTGGTCCTCGTGCTGGCGTGCATGGTGGTCGTCATCAGCAACCTGCCTGGACACACGATCAGTCAGCTGGTCTTCACGCCGCTGCCTTTTGCCATCTCCTGGCTGGCCGGCTCCATCCTCCAGGAGCGCGTCCTGCAGGCTGAAGCGGCGGAGGACCGGGCCGCCCGCGCGGAGAAGGAACGGGACATGGTGGCTCGGGTCGCCGTCGCGGAGGAGCGTGCACGGGTCGCCCGCGAGCTGCACGACATCGTCGCCCACGCCATCAGCGTGATGGTGCTGCAGGTGGGCGCTGTGCGGCACGGACTCCCCGCTGGCATGGCTGATCAGAGCGATGCGCTCCGCGGGGTGGAGCGGGTCGGGCGCACCGCCTTGACCGAGATGCGCCGACTCCTGGCCGCGATGCGTCCGGAGGGGGAGGCGCCCGAGCTCGAGCCGCAGCCGGGCCTCGACAACCTGAACGCGCTGATTGCGGAGATCGGGCGCGCCGGGCTCCCCGCCAGCTTGGAGGTGCGGGGGGAGCGGGTACCCCTGCCACAGACGCTCGACCTCTTCGCGTACCGGATCGCTCAGGAGGGCCTCACCAACGTCCTGAAGCACGCCCAGGCGCACCAGGCCGCGTTGACGCTGGACTACCAGCCCGGGGCCTTGGAGATCGAGGTGCGGGACGACGGCGTGGGGGCGTCGGCGAGCGACGGTTTCGGTCGTGGGCTCGTCGGCGTGCGCGAGCGCGTGAAGATCTACGGCGGCGAGATGAGCGCCGGCCCCGCAGGCTCTGGCGGTTTCGTCCTGACCGCCCGCCTCCCTATCGGGCCGGACCAGCCATGA
- a CDS encoding CPBP family intramembrane glutamic endopeptidase produces the protein MSHWLRSRDPFIDALMICFNLGLVWMLVMVLALVRREQGSLAWPAVRDALWLRAPRDPKTERVGGRTWWWVLPFVVLSAGVNALPLDPTGPLPRDFPEAILTDRVTNYFHGNWAGFALLIAVAFLSPIVEELLFRGLLLPRMRGVFGRADILASSAAYTLYHLHQPWSMPESFLDGVLNLAYPTRRFQSTWMGLIVHTAPSLLVAVTTLTLVL, from the coding sequence ATGAGTCACTGGCTGCGGAGCCGCGACCCCTTCATCGACGCCCTCATGATCTGCTTCAACCTCGGACTGGTGTGGATGCTGGTCATGGTGCTGGCCCTCGTCAGACGAGAGCAGGGTTCCCTCGCCTGGCCCGCCGTCCGCGACGCGCTCTGGCTCAGGGCTCCCCGCGACCCGAAGACCGAGCGGGTCGGCGGTCGCACGTGGTGGTGGGTGCTCCCGTTCGTCGTCCTCTCCGCGGGCGTCAACGCGCTGCCCCTGGATCCCACCGGCCCGCTCCCCCGCGACTTCCCCGAGGCCATCCTCACCGACCGGGTGACGAACTACTTCCACGGCAACTGGGCCGGATTCGCGCTGCTCATCGCCGTGGCGTTCCTCTCCCCCATCGTGGAGGAGCTGCTGTTCCGAGGACTCCTGCTGCCGCGGATGCGCGGGGTGTTCGGCCGCGCCGACATCCTGGCGAGCAGCGCCGCATACACCCTCTACCACCTCCATCAGCCGTGGAGCATGCCCGAGAGCTTTCTCGACGGCGTCCTCAACCTGGCCTACCCCACGCGCCGCTTCCAGAGCACCTGGATGGGGCTCATCGTCCACACGGCTCCGAGCCTGCTCGTCGCCGTCACCACGCTCACCCTCGTCCTGTGA
- a CDS encoding CPBP family intramembrane glutamic endopeptidase, with amino-acid sequence MTTDEATRAALPIHAQSPATAIRSSTTMACTTPPSVEAPTDRPTPGDPTPLPQYSPTRILATWASAALPMAAMAWIVAPLLAHGFAGPTALPRALILALTAGLFWQFVVVLFLVRREQGSLRWSVLKEALWLQAPRRPKGGRRGGWIWLVVVPLIIGLAAKEFLPTLPTPAARDMGLFLQSATGQTFLSSNWGWLAIILALQILNTVLGEELLFRGLLLPRMQGVFGRWDWAANGVLFALYHLHVPWVIPQTLLDSFVVAYPSKRYRSALIGIVVHSAQSLYFSILVVALVLR; translated from the coding sequence GTGACCACCGACGAGGCCACGCGCGCCGCCCTGCCCATTCACGCGCAATCACCCGCCACCGCGATCAGGAGCAGCACCACCATGGCCTGCACGACGCCCCCCTCGGTCGAAGCCCCGACCGACCGCCCCACCCCCGGGGATCCCACCCCGCTACCGCAGTACAGCCCGACACGCATCCTCGCCACCTGGGCGTCCGCAGCCCTGCCGATGGCCGCCATGGCCTGGATCGTGGCTCCCCTCCTCGCGCACGGCTTCGCCGGTCCCACCGCCCTGCCCCGCGCGCTCATCCTCGCGCTGACCGCCGGGCTGTTCTGGCAGTTCGTGGTCGTGCTCTTCCTGGTCCGCCGGGAGCAGGGCTCGTTGCGGTGGTCGGTCCTCAAGGAGGCGCTGTGGCTCCAAGCACCACGCCGCCCCAAGGGCGGAAGGCGCGGCGGCTGGATCTGGCTGGTCGTCGTCCCCTTGATCATCGGCCTCGCGGCCAAGGAGTTCCTGCCTACCTTGCCCACGCCAGCCGCCCGCGACATGGGCCTGTTCCTGCAGTCCGCCACCGGACAGACCTTCCTGTCCTCCAACTGGGGCTGGCTCGCGATCATCCTCGCGCTGCAGATCCTCAACACGGTCCTGGGGGAGGAACTGCTCTTCCGTGGCCTTCTCCTCCCCCGCATGCAAGGCGTTTTCGGACGCTGGGACTGGGCCGCCAACGGGGTCCTCTTTGCGCTCTACCACCTTCACGTGCCCTGGGTGATCCCCCAAACCCTGCTCGACAGCTTCGTCGTCGCCTACCCCTCCAAGAGGTACCGCAGTGCCTTGATCGGGATCGTCGTCCACAGTGCGCAGAGCCTCTACTTCAGCATCCTCGTCGTCGCGCTCGTGCTGCGATGA
- a CDS encoding GAF and ANTAR domain-containing protein, translating to MVSREIRIAQVFVQLADTLVGDFDVAELMLELAEACIELLAVDAAGLMLVDSSGELRLVASAPDLMHDLEVFELQSEEGPCLDTIRTGKAVINVDVRQARERWPRFTAEALEAGIRSTHALPLRLRGDLIGAVNIFSKAEQRLSDGDVALGQALADVATISLLQQRTGRDPSILAEQLQVALNTRILIEQAKGVLAERTGLHPAATFSYLRAHAQRHGEPLHAVARQVIDGRLSTTEVIPAESPSEPRT from the coding sequence ATGGTGTCGCGTGAGATCCGGATCGCCCAGGTCTTCGTCCAGCTGGCCGACACCCTGGTCGGGGACTTCGACGTGGCGGAGCTGATGCTCGAGCTGGCGGAGGCCTGCATCGAGCTGCTCGCCGTGGATGCGGCCGGGCTGATGCTCGTCGACTCCAGCGGTGAGCTGCGCCTGGTCGCCTCGGCGCCCGACCTGATGCACGACCTCGAGGTCTTCGAGCTGCAGAGCGAGGAGGGCCCGTGCCTGGACACCATCCGCACCGGCAAGGCGGTCATCAACGTCGACGTCCGCCAGGCGCGGGAGCGGTGGCCGCGGTTCACGGCCGAGGCGCTCGAGGCCGGTATCAGGTCGACGCATGCCCTGCCCCTGCGGTTGCGCGGCGACCTGATCGGTGCGGTGAACATCTTCTCGAAGGCGGAGCAGCGCCTGTCCGACGGCGACGTCGCCCTCGGCCAGGCGCTGGCGGACGTGGCCACCATCTCGCTGCTGCAGCAGCGCACCGGGCGGGACCCGTCGATCCTGGCCGAGCAGCTGCAGGTGGCGCTCAACACGCGGATCCTGATCGAGCAGGCCAAGGGTGTGCTCGCCGAACGCACCGGGCTGCACCCGGCCGCCACGTTCTCGTACCTGCGCGCCCACGCCCAGCGCCACGGCGAGCCGCTGCACGCGGTGGCCCGGCAGGTGATCGACGGGCGGCTCTCCACCACCGAGGTGATCCCTGCCGAGAGCCCCAGCGAGCCCAGGACCTGA
- a CDS encoding GAF and ANTAR domain-containing protein encodes MANADRVAMILAELQASEPAGGGLADRLVRIGREAMDVTGVGLSVMTSDAAPSAVLAATDGQAGAIEELQFSLGEGPCVESVRTGRPVLHGDLALTGSSLWPGFTAGALDVGVAAVFAFPLQVGAITLGAMDFSRDAVGPLTDVDVREAMALAGAATAVLLHLQLNSGPGEVHVDLADSLVDRAVVHQATGMIAIQIEADLADALTVLRARAFADGRPIVEVARDVVARNLRFSHDHR; translated from the coding sequence ATGGCGAACGCGGATCGCGTGGCGATGATCCTTGCCGAGCTCCAGGCGTCCGAGCCCGCGGGCGGTGGTCTCGCCGACCGCCTCGTGCGCATCGGGCGGGAGGCGATGGACGTCACCGGGGTGGGGCTGTCGGTGATGACCAGCGATGCCGCCCCCAGTGCGGTCCTGGCGGCGACCGACGGCCAGGCGGGCGCGATCGAGGAGCTGCAGTTCAGCCTCGGGGAGGGTCCGTGCGTCGAGAGCGTCCGCACGGGCCGGCCGGTCCTGCACGGCGACCTGGCCCTGACGGGCTCGTCGCTGTGGCCGGGGTTCACCGCCGGCGCCCTGGACGTCGGCGTCGCCGCCGTCTTCGCCTTCCCCCTCCAGGTGGGCGCCATCACGCTCGGGGCCATGGACTTCTCGCGCGACGCCGTCGGGCCGCTCACCGACGTCGACGTGCGGGAGGCGATGGCGCTGGCCGGCGCTGCGACGGCGGTCCTGCTGCACCTCCAGCTGAACTCCGGACCAGGGGAGGTCCACGTCGACCTGGCGGACAGCCTGGTGGACCGTGCCGTCGTCCACCAGGCGACGGGCATGATCGCCATCCAGATCGAGGCGGACCTCGCGGACGCCCTCACGGTGCTGCGCGCCCGGGCCTTCGCCGACGGACGCCCCATCGTCGAGGTCGCCCGCGACGTCGTCGCCCGGAACCTGAGGTTCAGCCATGACCACCGATGA
- a CDS encoding ABC-F family ATP-binding cassette domain-containing protein, whose product MPSAITLHDLSFEWPDGTVVLSGLNATFGTGRTGLVGDNGTGKSTLLRLVAGRLSPTAGAVVTTGSVGHLPQTVTLTREATLADLLGITPKVAALHAIEAGDVDEQHFETLGDDWDIESRAAAALAEVGLADAALDRRVEQLSGGEAVLVATLGLRLLRHPVTLLDEPTNNLDRDARARLRAIVRAWPGTLVVVSHDTALLDVLDTTAELHTGSLTTFGGPYDAWRRHLDQQQAAAAQAVRAAEQTLEVERRRRQEAEVKLARRARTAQTNRANKKAAKIVMNGRASDAQNAAGKLRTGLDDRLQDAQATHAAAAAHVRTDQHVSLVLPDPDVPRGRRIAALQGGDRTFVVQGPERVVLVGPNGVGKSTLLRQLVERRNPEPGRASGRLETDRVGYLPQRLDDLDDDLTAVENIRLAAPALDAGTVRNQLGRLLLRGDSVHRPVSTLSGGERFRVSLARLLLRQPPAQLLVLDEPTNNLDVGTVTHLVEALAAFRGALLVVSHDDAFVRRLDPTTVLALDADGGLTPVDPAADAEPGTG is encoded by the coding sequence ATGCCCAGCGCCATCACCCTGCACGACCTCTCCTTCGAGTGGCCCGACGGCACCGTCGTGCTGTCCGGGCTGAACGCCACCTTCGGCACCGGGCGCACCGGTCTGGTCGGGGACAACGGCACCGGCAAGTCCACCCTGCTCCGGCTGGTCGCCGGCCGGCTGAGCCCGACCGCCGGCGCCGTCGTCACGACCGGCTCGGTCGGCCACCTGCCGCAGACGGTGACGCTCACCCGCGAGGCCACCCTCGCCGACCTGCTCGGCATCACGCCGAAGGTGGCCGCCCTGCACGCCATCGAGGCCGGCGACGTCGACGAGCAGCACTTCGAGACCCTCGGCGACGACTGGGACATCGAGAGCCGGGCGGCCGCGGCGCTCGCCGAGGTCGGCCTGGCCGACGCGGCGCTCGACCGCCGGGTCGAGCAGCTGTCCGGCGGGGAAGCGGTCCTCGTCGCCACCCTGGGACTGCGGCTGCTCCGCCACCCGGTCACCCTCCTCGACGAGCCGACGAACAACCTCGACCGCGACGCCCGGGCCCGGCTCCGGGCGATCGTCCGGGCCTGGCCGGGCACCCTCGTCGTCGTCAGCCACGACACCGCGCTGCTCGACGTGCTCGACACCACCGCGGAGCTGCACACCGGGTCCTTGACCACCTTCGGCGGCCCGTACGACGCGTGGCGACGCCACCTCGACCAGCAGCAGGCCGCAGCCGCCCAGGCGGTCCGCGCCGCCGAGCAGACCCTCGAGGTCGAGCGGCGGCGGCGCCAGGAGGCGGAGGTGAAGCTGGCCCGGCGGGCCCGGACCGCGCAGACCAACCGGGCCAACAAGAAGGCCGCCAAGATCGTCATGAACGGTCGCGCCTCCGACGCCCAGAACGCGGCCGGCAAGCTCCGGACCGGCCTCGACGACCGGCTCCAGGACGCGCAGGCCACGCACGCCGCCGCGGCCGCCCACGTCCGCACCGACCAGCACGTCAGCCTGGTCCTGCCCGACCCGGACGTGCCCCGGGGGCGCCGGATCGCCGCGCTGCAGGGCGGCGACCGGACGTTCGTGGTGCAGGGGCCGGAGCGGGTCGTGCTCGTCGGTCCCAACGGCGTCGGCAAGTCCACCCTGCTGCGCCAGCTGGTCGAGCGCCGGAACCCCGAACCGGGCCGCGCCTCCGGTCGACTGGAGACCGACCGGGTCGGCTACCTGCCGCAGCGGCTCGACGACCTCGACGACGACCTGACCGCGGTGGAGAACATCCGGCTCGCCGCCCCCGCCCTCGACGCCGGAACGGTGCGCAACCAGCTCGGCCGGCTCCTGCTGCGGGGCGACAGCGTTCACCGGCCGGTGAGCACCCTCTCCGGCGGCGAACGCTTCCGGGTCTCCCTCGCCCGCCTCCTGCTCCGGCAGCCGCCGGCGCAGCTGCTGGTCCTCGACGAGCCGACCAACAACCTGGACGTCGGCACCGTCACCCACCTCGTCGAGGCCCTCGCCGCCTTCCGAGGAGCCCTGCTGGTCGTCAGCCACGACGACGCCTTCGTCCGACGCCTCGACCCCACGACGGTGCTCGCCCTGGACGCTGACGGCGGGCTCACCCCCGTCGACCCGGCAGCCGACGCG